The following proteins are encoded in a genomic region of Populus trichocarpa isolate Nisqually-1 chromosome 13, P.trichocarpa_v4.1, whole genome shotgun sequence:
- the LOC7473868 gene encoding heavy metal-associated isoprenylated plant protein 34 isoform X9 produces the protein MNKQEVMKMQQTHILKVNIECHCDGCKKKIKKLLQKIEGVYTTTVNAEQGKVTVTGNVDPAKLVKKLEKSGKHAELWGGQKGSNNFQNLNNQFKNMQMGGGCGGGGGKDNKSGKGGKGQQGQQVQMMQQQLKGSKDPKMPQNKDQKSVKFNLNEDDFDASDDEFDDEFDDEFDDEFDDEFDEDEEEFGHGHGHGLPNKMMPMMGNGHGPNGMPINKMMPMMGNGHGPNGMPNKMMPMMGNGHGPHGMPNNMMAMMGNGHGPHGMPNKMMPMMGNGHGPHGMMSGPGFIDKKGGGGGGGGGGGKGKKGGGGGDDVFEIPVVMKGKGDNKDGKDGKGGKKGGGGDDKNGKSKGENKKQDGKDKKDSKRGGGFLGFGKKSKKEDDSSTHKTATNNGSAGVHGNNNGNGPKKGAGKNGGVHDINKMKQGFPEIDGAGNGGHKNMVHVGQMGPMGPMGPMGPMNTMGPMGNYARMGNVPTVQGLPAPGAMNGGYYQGMVGQGQGQGQGQGNPYNQQYMAMMMNQQRQQQGNEMFQPMMYARPQPAVNYMPPPMPPSMATDQYTHFFSDENTESCRIM, from the exons GGGTGTATACTACCACAGTAAATGCAGAGCAAGGGAAGGTAACTGTGACAGGAAATGTAGATCCGGCCAAACTCGTTAAAAAGCTCGAGAAGTCGGGGAAACATGCAGAGTTATGGGGAGGTCAAAAGGGCTCAAACAACTTCCAAAACCTTAATAATCAATTCAAGAACATGCAAATGGGCGGTGGCtgtggcggtggcggtggcaAAGATAACAAGTCTGGGAAGGGTGGAAAAGGTCAACAAGGACAACAAGTACAGATGATGCAACAACAGCTGAAAGGGTCTAAGGATCCAAAGATGCCTCAAAATAAAGACCAGAAGTCAGTTAAGTTCAATCTGAATGAGGATGATTTTGATGCAAGTGATGATGAATTTGATGACGAGTTCGATGATGAATTTGATGATGAGTTCGATGATGAATTTGATGAGGACGAGGAAGAGTTTGGTCATGGTCATGGCCATGGCTTGCCTAACAAGATGATGCCTATGATGGGTAATGGCCATGGACCTAATGGTATGCCAATCAACAAGATGATGCCTATGATGGGTAATGGCCATGGAC CTAATGGTATGCCAAACAAGATGATGCCGATGATGGGTAATGGTCATGGACCTCATGGTATGCCAAACAATATGATGGCCATGATGGGCAATGGCCATGGGCCTCATGGTATGCCAAACAAAATGATGCCCATGATGGGCAATGGCCATGGGCCTCATGGTATGATGAGTGGACCTGGGTTTATTGATAAAAAGGGTGGCGGGGGTGGGGGAGGTGGCGGGGGTGGAAAGGGCAAGAAAGGTGGTGGCGGTGGTGATGATGTTTTTGAGATACCTGTGGTAATGAAGGGCAAGGGAGACAACAAAGATGGCAAGGATGGTAAAGGAGGAAAGAAAGGTGGAGGTGGTGATGACAAGAACGGTAAAAGCAAGGGGGAGAACAAGAAACAAGATGGTAAAGACAAAAAAGATAGTAAAAGAGGTGGTGGGTTCCTGGGCTTCGGTAAGAAGAGTAAAAAAGAAGACGATAGTAGTACTCATAAGACTGCTACCAATAATGGCAGTGCAGGTGTACATGGAAACAATAATGGCAATGGGCCCAAGAAAGGTGCAGGCAAAAATGGTGGGGTCCATGATATTAACAAGATGAAACAAGGGTTCCCTGAAATTGATGGAGCAGGTAATGGTGGTCACAAGAATATGGTCCATGTGGGTCAGATGGGTCCAATGGGCCCCATGGGTCCTATGGGCCCGATGAATACAATGGGCCCGATGGGCAATTATGCTAGGATGGGTAATGTGCCAACAGTGCAAGGACTGCCGGCACCAGGGGCAATGAACGGTGGCTATTATCAAGGGATGGTGGGGCAGGGGCAGGGGCAGGGGCAAGGGCAGGGGAATCCTTATAATCAGCAATACATGGCAATGATGATGAATCAACAAAGGCAGCAGCAAGGGAATGAAATGTTTCAACCGATGATGTATGCGCGCCCTCAGCCGGCCGTTAACTACATGCCGCCCCCCATGCCGCCTTCTATGGCGACCGATCAGTACACGCACTTCTTCAGCGATGAGAACACCGAAAGTTGCAGAATAATGTGA
- the LOC7473868 gene encoding heavy metal-associated isoprenylated plant protein 34 isoform X8 → MNKQEVMKMQQTHILKVNIECHCDGCKKKIKKLLQKIEGVYTTTVNAEQGKVTVTGNVDPAKLVKKLEKSGKHAELWGGQKGSNNFQNLNNQFKNMQMGGGCGGGGGKDNKSGKGGKGQQGQQVQMMQQQLKGSKDPKMPQNKDQKSVKFNLNEDDFDASDDEFDDEFDDEFDDEFDDEFDEDEEEFGHGHGHGLPNKMMPMMGNGHGPHGMPINKMMPMMGNGHGPNGMPNKMMPMMGNGHGPHGMPNNMMAMMGNGHGPHGMPNKMMPMMGNGHGPHGMMSGPGFIDKKGGGGGGGGGGGKGKKGGGGGDDVFEIPVVMKGKGDNKDGKDGKGGKKGGGGDDKNGKSKGENKKQDGKDKKDSKRGGGFLGFGKKSKKEDDSSTHKTATNNGSAGVHGNNNGNGPKKGAGKNGGVHDINKMKQGFPEIDGAGNGGHKNMVHVGQMGPMGPMGPMGPMNTMGPMGNYARMGNVPTVQGLPAPGAMNGGYYQGMVGQGQGQGQGQGNPYNQQYMAMMMNQQRQQQGNEMFQPMMYARPQPAVNYMPPPMPPSMATDQYTHFFSDENTESCRIM, encoded by the exons GGGTGTATACTACCACAGTAAATGCAGAGCAAGGGAAGGTAACTGTGACAGGAAATGTAGATCCGGCCAAACTCGTTAAAAAGCTCGAGAAGTCGGGGAAACATGCAGAGTTATGGGGAGGTCAAAAGGGCTCAAACAACTTCCAAAACCTTAATAATCAATTCAAGAACATGCAAATGGGCGGTGGCtgtggcggtggcggtggcaAAGATAACAAGTCTGGGAAGGGTGGAAAAGGTCAACAAGGACAACAAGTACAGATGATGCAACAACAGCTGAAAGGGTCTAAGGATCCAAAGATGCCTCAAAATAAAGACCAGAAGTCAGTTAAGTTCAATCTGAATGAGGATGATTTTGATGCAAGTGATGATGAATTTGATGACGAGTTCGATGATGAATTTGATGATGAGTTCGATGATGAATTTGATGAGGACGAGGAAGAGTTTGGTCATGGTCATGGCCATGGCTTGCCTAACAAGATGATGCCTATGATGGGTAATGGCCATGGAC CTCATGGTATGCCAATCAACAAGATGATGCCGATGATGGGTAATGGCCATGGACCTAATGGTATGCCAAACAAGATGATGCCGATGATGGGTAATGGTCATGGACCTCATGGTATGCCAAACAATATGATGGCCATGATGGGCAATGGCCATGGGCCTCATGGTATGCCAAACAAAATGATGCCCATGATGGGCAATGGCCATGGGCCTCATGGTATGATGAGTGGACCTGGGTTTATTGATAAAAAGGGTGGCGGGGGTGGGGGAGGTGGCGGGGGTGGAAAGGGCAAGAAAGGTGGTGGCGGTGGTGATGATGTTTTTGAGATACCTGTGGTAATGAAGGGCAAGGGAGACAACAAAGATGGCAAGGATGGTAAAGGAGGAAAGAAAGGTGGAGGTGGTGATGACAAGAACGGTAAAAGCAAGGGGGAGAACAAGAAACAAGATGGTAAAGACAAAAAAGATAGTAAAAGAGGTGGTGGGTTCCTGGGCTTCGGTAAGAAGAGTAAAAAAGAAGACGATAGTAGTACTCATAAGACTGCTACCAATAATGGCAGTGCAGGTGTACATGGAAACAATAATGGCAATGGGCCCAAGAAAGGTGCAGGCAAAAATGGTGGGGTCCATGATATTAACAAGATGAAACAAGGGTTCCCTGAAATTGATGGAGCAGGTAATGGTGGTCACAAGAATATGGTCCATGTGGGTCAGATGGGTCCAATGGGCCCCATGGGTCCTATGGGCCCGATGAATACAATGGGCCCGATGGGCAATTATGCTAGGATGGGTAATGTGCCAACAGTGCAAGGACTGCCGGCACCAGGGGCAATGAACGGTGGCTATTATCAAGGGATGGTGGGGCAGGGGCAGGGGCAGGGGCAAGGGCAGGGGAATCCTTATAATCAGCAATACATGGCAATGATGATGAATCAACAAAGGCAGCAGCAAGGGAATGAAATGTTTCAACCGATGATGTATGCGCGCCCTCAGCCGGCCGTTAACTACATGCCGCCCCCCATGCCGCCTTCTATGGCGACCGATCAGTACACGCACTTCTTCAGCGATGAGAACACCGAAAGTTGCAGAATAATGTGA
- the LOC7473868 gene encoding heavy metal-associated isoprenylated plant protein 32 isoform X2 — MNKQEVMKMQTHILKVNIECHCDGCKKKIKKLLQKIEGVYTTTVNAEQGKVTVTGNVDPAKLVKKLEKSGKHAELWGGQKGSNNFQNLNNQFKNMQMGGGCGGGGGKDNKSGKGGKGQQGQQVQMMQQQLKGSKDPKMPQNKDQKSVKFNLNEDDFDASDDEFDDEFDDEFDDEFDDEFDEDEEEFGHGHGHGLPNKMMPMMGNGHGPNGMPINKMMPMMGNGHGPNGMPINKMMPMMGNGHGPHGMPINKMMPMMGNGHGPNGMPNKMMPMMGNGHGPHGMPNNMMAMMGNGHGPHGMPNKMMPMMGNGHGPHGMMSGPGFIDKKGGGGGGGGGGGKGKKGGGGGDDVFEIPVVMKGKGDNKDGKDGKGGKKGGGGDDKNGKSKGENKKQDGKDKKDSKRGGGFLGFGKKSKKEDDSSTHKTATNNGSAGVHGNNNGNGPKKGAGKNGGVHDINKMKQGFPEIDGAGNGGHKNMVHVGQMGPMGPMGPMGPMNTMGPMGNYARMGNVPTVQGLPAPGAMNGGYYQGMVGQGQGQGQGQGNPYNQQYMAMMMNQQRQQQGNEMFQPMMYARPQPAVNYMPPPMPPSMATDQYTHFFSDENTESCRIM; from the coding sequence GGGTGTATACTACCACAGTAAATGCAGAGCAAGGGAAGGTAACTGTGACAGGAAATGTAGATCCGGCCAAACTCGTTAAAAAGCTCGAGAAGTCGGGGAAACATGCAGAGTTATGGGGAGGTCAAAAGGGCTCAAACAACTTCCAAAACCTTAATAATCAATTCAAGAACATGCAAATGGGCGGTGGCtgtggcggtggcggtggcaAAGATAACAAGTCTGGGAAGGGTGGAAAAGGTCAACAAGGACAACAAGTACAGATGATGCAACAACAGCTGAAAGGGTCTAAGGATCCAAAGATGCCTCAAAATAAAGACCAGAAGTCAGTTAAGTTCAATCTGAATGAGGATGATTTTGATGCAAGTGATGATGAATTTGATGACGAGTTCGATGATGAATTTGATGATGAGTTCGATGATGAATTTGATGAGGACGAGGAAGAGTTTGGTCATGGTCATGGCCATGGCTTGCCTAACAAGATGATGCCTATGATGGGTAATGGCCATGGACCTAATGGTATGCCAATCAACAAGATGATGCCTATGATGGGTAATGGCCATGGACCTAATGGTATGCCAATCAACAAGATGATGCCTATGATGGGTAATGGCCATGGACCTCATGGTATGCCAATCAACAAGATGATGCCGATGATGGGTAATGGCCATGGACCTAATGGTATGCCAAACAAGATGATGCCGATGATGGGTAATGGTCATGGACCTCATGGTATGCCAAACAATATGATGGCCATGATGGGCAATGGCCATGGGCCTCATGGTATGCCAAACAAAATGATGCCCATGATGGGCAATGGCCATGGGCCTCATGGTATGATGAGTGGACCTGGGTTTATTGATAAAAAGGGTGGCGGGGGTGGGGGAGGTGGCGGGGGTGGAAAGGGCAAGAAAGGTGGTGGCGGTGGTGATGATGTTTTTGAGATACCTGTGGTAATGAAGGGCAAGGGAGACAACAAAGATGGCAAGGATGGTAAAGGAGGAAAGAAAGGTGGAGGTGGTGATGACAAGAACGGTAAAAGCAAGGGGGAGAACAAGAAACAAGATGGTAAAGACAAAAAAGATAGTAAAAGAGGTGGTGGGTTCCTGGGCTTCGGTAAGAAGAGTAAAAAAGAAGACGATAGTAGTACTCATAAGACTGCTACCAATAATGGCAGTGCAGGTGTACATGGAAACAATAATGGCAATGGGCCCAAGAAAGGTGCAGGCAAAAATGGTGGGGTCCATGATATTAACAAGATGAAACAAGGGTTCCCTGAAATTGATGGAGCAGGTAATGGTGGTCACAAGAATATGGTCCATGTGGGTCAGATGGGTCCAATGGGCCCCATGGGTCCTATGGGCCCGATGAATACAATGGGCCCGATGGGCAATTATGCTAGGATGGGTAATGTGCCAACAGTGCAAGGACTGCCGGCACCAGGGGCAATGAACGGTGGCTATTATCAAGGGATGGTGGGGCAGGGGCAGGGGCAGGGGCAAGGGCAGGGGAATCCTTATAATCAGCAATACATGGCAATGATGATGAATCAACAAAGGCAGCAGCAAGGGAATGAAATGTTTCAACCGATGATGTATGCGCGCCCTCAGCCGGCCGTTAACTACATGCCGCCCCCCATGCCGCCTTCTATGGCGACCGATCAGTACACGCACTTCTTCAGCGATGAGAACACCGAAAGTTGCAGAATAATGTGA
- the LOC7473868 gene encoding heavy metal-associated isoprenylated plant protein 34 isoform X5, with amino-acid sequence MNKQEVMKMQQTHILKVNIECHCDGCKKKIKKLLQKIEGVYTTTVNAEQGKVTVTGNVDPAKLVKKLEKSGKHAELWGGQKGSNNFQNLNNQFKNMQMGGGCGGGGGKDNKSGKGGKGQQGQQVQMMQQQLKGSKDPKMPQNKDQKSVKFNLNEDDFDASDDEFDDEFDDEFDDEFDDEFDEDEEEFGHGHGHGLPNKMMPMMGNGHGPNGMPINKMMPMMGNGHGPHGMPINKMMPMMGNGHGPNGMPNKMMPMMGNGHGPHGMPNNMMAMMGNGHGPHGMPNKMMPMMGNGHGPHGMMSGPGFIDKKGGGGGGGGGGGKGKKGGGGGDDVFEIPVVMKGKGDNKDGKDGKGGKKGGGGDDKNGKSKGENKKQDGKDKKDSKRGGGFLGFGKKSKKEDDSSTHKTATNNGSAGVHGNNNGNGPKKGAGKNGGVHDINKMKQGFPEIDGAGNGGHKNMVHVGQMGPMGPMGPMGPMNTMGPMGNYARMGNVPTVQGLPAPGAMNGGYYQGMVGQGQGQGQGQGNPYNQQYMAMMMNQQRQQQGNEMFQPMMYARPQPAVNYMPPPMPPSMATDQYTHFFSDENTESCRIM; translated from the exons GGGTGTATACTACCACAGTAAATGCAGAGCAAGGGAAGGTAACTGTGACAGGAAATGTAGATCCGGCCAAACTCGTTAAAAAGCTCGAGAAGTCGGGGAAACATGCAGAGTTATGGGGAGGTCAAAAGGGCTCAAACAACTTCCAAAACCTTAATAATCAATTCAAGAACATGCAAATGGGCGGTGGCtgtggcggtggcggtggcaAAGATAACAAGTCTGGGAAGGGTGGAAAAGGTCAACAAGGACAACAAGTACAGATGATGCAACAACAGCTGAAAGGGTCTAAGGATCCAAAGATGCCTCAAAATAAAGACCAGAAGTCAGTTAAGTTCAATCTGAATGAGGATGATTTTGATGCAAGTGATGATGAATTTGATGACGAGTTCGATGATGAATTTGATGATGAGTTCGATGATGAATTTGATGAGGACGAGGAAGAGTTTGGTCATGGTCATGGCCATGGCTTGCCTAACAAGATGATGCCTATGATGGGTAATGGCCATGGACCTAATGGTATGCCAATCAACAAGATGATGCCTATGATGGGTAATGGCCATGGAC CTCATGGTATGCCAATCAACAAGATGATGCCGATGATGGGTAATGGCCATGGACCTAATGGTATGCCAAACAAGATGATGCCGATGATGGGTAATGGTCATGGACCTCATGGTATGCCAAACAATATGATGGCCATGATGGGCAATGGCCATGGGCCTCATGGTATGCCAAACAAAATGATGCCCATGATGGGCAATGGCCATGGGCCTCATGGTATGATGAGTGGACCTGGGTTTATTGATAAAAAGGGTGGCGGGGGTGGGGGAGGTGGCGGGGGTGGAAAGGGCAAGAAAGGTGGTGGCGGTGGTGATGATGTTTTTGAGATACCTGTGGTAATGAAGGGCAAGGGAGACAACAAAGATGGCAAGGATGGTAAAGGAGGAAAGAAAGGTGGAGGTGGTGATGACAAGAACGGTAAAAGCAAGGGGGAGAACAAGAAACAAGATGGTAAAGACAAAAAAGATAGTAAAAGAGGTGGTGGGTTCCTGGGCTTCGGTAAGAAGAGTAAAAAAGAAGACGATAGTAGTACTCATAAGACTGCTACCAATAATGGCAGTGCAGGTGTACATGGAAACAATAATGGCAATGGGCCCAAGAAAGGTGCAGGCAAAAATGGTGGGGTCCATGATATTAACAAGATGAAACAAGGGTTCCCTGAAATTGATGGAGCAGGTAATGGTGGTCACAAGAATATGGTCCATGTGGGTCAGATGGGTCCAATGGGCCCCATGGGTCCTATGGGCCCGATGAATACAATGGGCCCGATGGGCAATTATGCTAGGATGGGTAATGTGCCAACAGTGCAAGGACTGCCGGCACCAGGGGCAATGAACGGTGGCTATTATCAAGGGATGGTGGGGCAGGGGCAGGGGCAGGGGCAAGGGCAGGGGAATCCTTATAATCAGCAATACATGGCAATGATGATGAATCAACAAAGGCAGCAGCAAGGGAATGAAATGTTTCAACCGATGATGTATGCGCGCCCTCAGCCGGCCGTTAACTACATGCCGCCCCCCATGCCGCCTTCTATGGCGACCGATCAGTACACGCACTTCTTCAGCGATGAGAACACCGAAAGTTGCAGAATAATGTGA
- the LOC7473868 gene encoding heavy metal-associated isoprenylated plant protein 34 isoform X12 has protein sequence MNKQEVMKMQQTHILKVNIECHCDGCKKKIKKLLQKIEGVYTTTVNAEQGKVTVTGNVDPAKLVKKLEKSGKHAELWGGQKGSNNFQNLNNQFKNMQMGGGCGGGGGKDNKSGKGGKGQQGQQVQMMQQQLKGSKDPKMPQNKDQKSVKFNLNEDDFDASDDEFDDEFDDEFDDEFDDEFDEDEEEFGHGHGHGLPNKMMPMMGNGHGPNGMPNKMMPMMGNGHGPHGMPNNMMAMMGNGHGPHGMPNKMMPMMGNGHGPHGMMSGPGFIDKKGGGGGGGGGGGKGKKGGGGGDDVFEIPVVMKGKGDNKDGKDGKGGKKGGGGDDKNGKSKGENKKQDGKDKKDSKRGGGFLGFGKKSKKEDDSSTHKTATNNGSAGVHGNNNGNGPKKGAGKNGGVHDINKMKQGFPEIDGAGNGGHKNMVHVGQMGPMGPMGPMGPMNTMGPMGNYARMGNVPTVQGLPAPGAMNGGYYQGMVGQGQGQGQGQGNPYNQQYMAMMMNQQRQQQGNEMFQPMMYARPQPAVNYMPPPMPPSMATDQYTHFFSDENTESCRIM, from the exons GGGTGTATACTACCACAGTAAATGCAGAGCAAGGGAAGGTAACTGTGACAGGAAATGTAGATCCGGCCAAACTCGTTAAAAAGCTCGAGAAGTCGGGGAAACATGCAGAGTTATGGGGAGGTCAAAAGGGCTCAAACAACTTCCAAAACCTTAATAATCAATTCAAGAACATGCAAATGGGCGGTGGCtgtggcggtggcggtggcaAAGATAACAAGTCTGGGAAGGGTGGAAAAGGTCAACAAGGACAACAAGTACAGATGATGCAACAACAGCTGAAAGGGTCTAAGGATCCAAAGATGCCTCAAAATAAAGACCAGAAGTCAGTTAAGTTCAATCTGAATGAGGATGATTTTGATGCAAGTGATGATGAATTTGATGACGAGTTCGATGATGAATTTGATGATGAGTTCGATGATGAATTTGATGAGGACGAGGAAGAGTTTGGTCATGGTCATGGCCATGGCTTGCCTAACAAGATGATGCCTATGATGGGTAATGGCCATGGAC CTAATGGTATGCCAAACAAGATGATGCCGATGATGGGTAATGGTCATGGACCTCATGGTATGCCAAACAATATGATGGCCATGATGGGCAATGGCCATGGGCCTCATGGTATGCCAAACAAAATGATGCCCATGATGGGCAATGGCCATGGGCCTCATGGTATGATGAGTGGACCTGGGTTTATTGATAAAAAGGGTGGCGGGGGTGGGGGAGGTGGCGGGGGTGGAAAGGGCAAGAAAGGTGGTGGCGGTGGTGATGATGTTTTTGAGATACCTGTGGTAATGAAGGGCAAGGGAGACAACAAAGATGGCAAGGATGGTAAAGGAGGAAAGAAAGGTGGAGGTGGTGATGACAAGAACGGTAAAAGCAAGGGGGAGAACAAGAAACAAGATGGTAAAGACAAAAAAGATAGTAAAAGAGGTGGTGGGTTCCTGGGCTTCGGTAAGAAGAGTAAAAAAGAAGACGATAGTAGTACTCATAAGACTGCTACCAATAATGGCAGTGCAGGTGTACATGGAAACAATAATGGCAATGGGCCCAAGAAAGGTGCAGGCAAAAATGGTGGGGTCCATGATATTAACAAGATGAAACAAGGGTTCCCTGAAATTGATGGAGCAGGTAATGGTGGTCACAAGAATATGGTCCATGTGGGTCAGATGGGTCCAATGGGCCCCATGGGTCCTATGGGCCCGATGAATACAATGGGCCCGATGGGCAATTATGCTAGGATGGGTAATGTGCCAACAGTGCAAGGACTGCCGGCACCAGGGGCAATGAACGGTGGCTATTATCAAGGGATGGTGGGGCAGGGGCAGGGGCAGGGGCAAGGGCAGGGGAATCCTTATAATCAGCAATACATGGCAATGATGATGAATCAACAAAGGCAGCAGCAAGGGAATGAAATGTTTCAACCGATGATGTATGCGCGCCCTCAGCCGGCCGTTAACTACATGCCGCCCCCCATGCCGCCTTCTATGGCGACCGATCAGTACACGCACTTCTTCAGCGATGAGAACACCGAAAGTTGCAGAATAATGTGA
- the LOC7473868 gene encoding heavy metal-associated isoprenylated plant protein 32 isoform X1 — MNKQEVMKMQQTHILKVNIECHCDGCKKKIKKLLQKIEGVYTTTVNAEQGKVTVTGNVDPAKLVKKLEKSGKHAELWGGQKGSNNFQNLNNQFKNMQMGGGCGGGGGKDNKSGKGGKGQQGQQVQMMQQQLKGSKDPKMPQNKDQKSVKFNLNEDDFDASDDEFDDEFDDEFDDEFDDEFDEDEEEFGHGHGHGLPNKMMPMMGNGHGPNGMPINKMMPMMGNGHGPNGMPINKMMPMMGNGHGPHGMPINKMMPMMGNGHGPNGMPNKMMPMMGNGHGPHGMPNNMMAMMGNGHGPHGMPNKMMPMMGNGHGPHGMMSGPGFIDKKGGGGGGGGGGGKGKKGGGGGDDVFEIPVVMKGKGDNKDGKDGKGGKKGGGGDDKNGKSKGENKKQDGKDKKDSKRGGGFLGFGKKSKKEDDSSTHKTATNNGSAGVHGNNNGNGPKKGAGKNGGVHDINKMKQGFPEIDGAGNGGHKNMVHVGQMGPMGPMGPMGPMNTMGPMGNYARMGNVPTVQGLPAPGAMNGGYYQGMVGQGQGQGQGQGNPYNQQYMAMMMNQQRQQQGNEMFQPMMYARPQPAVNYMPPPMPPSMATDQYTHFFSDENTESCRIM; from the coding sequence GGGTGTATACTACCACAGTAAATGCAGAGCAAGGGAAGGTAACTGTGACAGGAAATGTAGATCCGGCCAAACTCGTTAAAAAGCTCGAGAAGTCGGGGAAACATGCAGAGTTATGGGGAGGTCAAAAGGGCTCAAACAACTTCCAAAACCTTAATAATCAATTCAAGAACATGCAAATGGGCGGTGGCtgtggcggtggcggtggcaAAGATAACAAGTCTGGGAAGGGTGGAAAAGGTCAACAAGGACAACAAGTACAGATGATGCAACAACAGCTGAAAGGGTCTAAGGATCCAAAGATGCCTCAAAATAAAGACCAGAAGTCAGTTAAGTTCAATCTGAATGAGGATGATTTTGATGCAAGTGATGATGAATTTGATGACGAGTTCGATGATGAATTTGATGATGAGTTCGATGATGAATTTGATGAGGACGAGGAAGAGTTTGGTCATGGTCATGGCCATGGCTTGCCTAACAAGATGATGCCTATGATGGGTAATGGCCATGGACCTAATGGTATGCCAATCAACAAGATGATGCCTATGATGGGTAATGGCCATGGACCTAATGGTATGCCAATCAACAAGATGATGCCTATGATGGGTAATGGCCATGGACCTCATGGTATGCCAATCAACAAGATGATGCCGATGATGGGTAATGGCCATGGACCTAATGGTATGCCAAACAAGATGATGCCGATGATGGGTAATGGTCATGGACCTCATGGTATGCCAAACAATATGATGGCCATGATGGGCAATGGCCATGGGCCTCATGGTATGCCAAACAAAATGATGCCCATGATGGGCAATGGCCATGGGCCTCATGGTATGATGAGTGGACCTGGGTTTATTGATAAAAAGGGTGGCGGGGGTGGGGGAGGTGGCGGGGGTGGAAAGGGCAAGAAAGGTGGTGGCGGTGGTGATGATGTTTTTGAGATACCTGTGGTAATGAAGGGCAAGGGAGACAACAAAGATGGCAAGGATGGTAAAGGAGGAAAGAAAGGTGGAGGTGGTGATGACAAGAACGGTAAAAGCAAGGGGGAGAACAAGAAACAAGATGGTAAAGACAAAAAAGATAGTAAAAGAGGTGGTGGGTTCCTGGGCTTCGGTAAGAAGAGTAAAAAAGAAGACGATAGTAGTACTCATAAGACTGCTACCAATAATGGCAGTGCAGGTGTACATGGAAACAATAATGGCAATGGGCCCAAGAAAGGTGCAGGCAAAAATGGTGGGGTCCATGATATTAACAAGATGAAACAAGGGTTCCCTGAAATTGATGGAGCAGGTAATGGTGGTCACAAGAATATGGTCCATGTGGGTCAGATGGGTCCAATGGGCCCCATGGGTCCTATGGGCCCGATGAATACAATGGGCCCGATGGGCAATTATGCTAGGATGGGTAATGTGCCAACAGTGCAAGGACTGCCGGCACCAGGGGCAATGAACGGTGGCTATTATCAAGGGATGGTGGGGCAGGGGCAGGGGCAGGGGCAAGGGCAGGGGAATCCTTATAATCAGCAATACATGGCAATGATGATGAATCAACAAAGGCAGCAGCAAGGGAATGAAATGTTTCAACCGATGATGTATGCGCGCCCTCAGCCGGCCGTTAACTACATGCCGCCCCCCATGCCGCCTTCTATGGCGACCGATCAGTACACGCACTTCTTCAGCGATGAGAACACCGAAAGTTGCAGAATAATGTGA